TCAAGGCAACCTGGTCCTGAATTTGTCTAATATCTTCAATTATTGAACATAGGAAAAGGTATAACAACGAAActaacagaagaagaaaaaagaactatGTACAGTCCACGCTATAGGATCAGATCTGAACGGCCGTCAAAAAGCCCAGAAGATAACGACGATGATATGTACTGATGATGCAGAGATCGCATTGCAATCGAAAACGCCACCATGCTCATGGTATCAAATGCTTTCGAGAACACGCCGCGGCCACTCCCTCCAGGGGTGCCAAATTTACTCCTCGAATTTGCCTCCCACGAAGGCCCAGTTGGACCTCTCCAGCTTGCCTCTGAGGAATTCGTACACGGTGAAGGTGACGGCCTGACCAGGAGCCACTCTCATCACACGAGGTGTGATACCCTTGTAGAAAGCACGTGCACCTTCTTGCTTGAACATATCGTTGGCGATGGCCATGATACGTGATACAGCTGATTGGCCGGGCTCGGCGCGGGTCTTCTGCAGTCTCGTCTTGATTGTGTCGATGGGGGCGTTGGAGAAGGGACCGACGGCACCAGAGATCAATCCGATCACGGTCGTCTGGTAAGATGGGAGCTGGGTATCGGCGTACTCGGGCTGCCATCTCTGGAGCGCAGCCTTCAGCTCGCTGTATGCAGTGAAGTTGGCGGCCTGGTTTGTTCCCTGTCGGAGGGCTGTCAGGGAGACACCACGGTAAAGAGCGATGAacccttcttccttgatcaCGGTGAAAAGTGCATGCGGGGCACTGCGGTACTTGGGCGCATCAAGAGGATCGGCCAAACTATGATACTGTGCTTGCAGACGAATCTTGACGACTTCCATAGGGTTGACGACCGCCACAGCTTCGGTGACACCAGCAGATAGACCGGCTGTTTGAATGAATCTTGTCAGTTTTTTCGGGCAGTAGAACACGAGGTGATGTGCATAAACTCACCAAGGAAAGTTGCTTTGCTTGTGACATGTCCTGTCTCCTTGTCCGCAAGCATTTGCTTGTACCACTCATAGGAGGTGAAACGGATTGCCATTTTCGGAATGATACCTCCCAGGACAGCTCCTAGACCCTTATAGAGACCCAGAGCAGTCTCCTTCTTCACAATCTCAACACCAGTGGCAACAAACCCGCGGGGTTTTACCTATATGGCGGAAACGCTATTAGCTGAGGTAGAGGGTGCATGGTGGAAGTCAAAACTTACACCCGGGGCTCTGGCGCGCCGCGAAAGCTGCATCCGGACCTTAACGGTATCTAACCATGACAGTGAGCCATTGCCTCTCAATAAATCTCGAATTGGATGTTCCCGTACCTAGAGGATGACATACGAGCGCCTCCATCATTCcggcaccaccaccagctgTTTCACAGGTTAGCACGTGCGACCTTTTAGTTGGACAAAATGAGCCCTACCGATCAAGTTCACAGCCGCAGAAGCCGGCTTCTTGCCATTGCCATTGCCATTGCCATTGCCTTGCGCACTCTTCGTCGACATGGTGGGCGATTGTGTTTGTGCAATTATTGAATTGTTATCGAGTCAATTGAGGTGCGACACCCTTCCAATGAGGGGGTATAGTTGTCTAGGTCAATGCGACGGTATGGGGAGAACAACAGCAcgcagaaggaagaaggacTGAAGATAAAGGAGGtcgagaggaagaatgacTCAATCGTCAATCGAGCGCCAGGGatgacttttttttcttaaagaaaagaatatcgACGATATCGGACCTTCACAGGTTGACCTTTAAAATACGGGGAGTTACGGAAGTATAGCCACTACGTCCCTCGGCACAACTGACACAGGGTATTTAAATTGGTGGATAGAGAAAGGGGGGCCACACACTCTGGGGTTAAAAGGATTTAGAAATAACAATAGATAATTTTCGGGAATGGGGATCATTAAACGGGCTCGGGTCAAGTGGCGGCTTTCTTTTTAGGCTTCTTGTTACAGCGAACCGGCCGTGGAGGAGCTCTGACGGGGAAGCGGAGGCAAGCTCTCTGGACGAGCGGAAGATACCCGCGATTCAACCGAATCACCACTAAACGGATTCGCGGAGAGAAGAGAGTCCAAGCGACAAGGTAGAGGCGGAATAAAGTACAATCGACAATCCTTCTTGGgctattttatagatatgctttctttctctcatccCCCCGTTGGTCGTGCCCTCCTACAAAGCCTGCCAGACACATATAGTACGTGAAGATGTCATCCCGAGGCATCGGATAATGACTAGAAGCAACTTCTTCCGCAGTTCGCTGTCAAGCCAAGTGCGGTTCCCCCAGAGTGTGACCTCATCACCCTGCACCAATGACACGACGGAACCAACCCTAATGTCTTCAGCCAGTCAGTCCTTCACATGCTGAACGAGACCTTCTGGCCACTGATAATTAACCTGCCGTCGTCACCTGGCAGGATCAGTGACTTAAGTGTGCCTTTTGGCTCCAGAAATGCTTGTGATTGATACCTTACcaagtactactagtaagaCAACCTGGGGTTGGAGTCTCGTGACTAAACCCCGTACTAAAGCCATCGTCACGGGAGATGTCGGGCCAAGACGAGAGCTTCGTTCAGCCGAGGCTTTTACCCTTCTCAGTTCTTATCCGACGGGGCTCCTACTATGTCTCTCATACCTTGAAGGCCAGGCCACCAGGTACCAAGAATTAAAGTCTCTCTGCATTAGTGAACTGGTCGATCAGGAGGGGTAGGTATTTTTCAGGGCCAGAAGGCTTCAAGGATAAGATTTCCTTGCTTCTTCgtgatctcttcttcttcggggGGTAAAATTGAAGCGGCTGTAGATTTATTTCGTCAGCCCTGTCGCGGTACATGTTTTATCCCCGCCTCCTGACTATTTATCCCTTGCGATCTATACGACTTTGATGGATCT
The sequence above is a segment of the Aspergillus flavus chromosome 4, complete sequence genome. Coding sequences within it:
- a CDS encoding tricarboxylate carrier protein, whose product is MSTKSAQGNGNGNGNGKKPASAAVNLIGNGSLSWLDTVKVRMQLSRRARAPGVKPRGFVATGVEIVKKETALGLYKGLGAVLGGIIPKMAIRFTSYEWYKQMLADKETGHVTSKATFLAGLSAGVTEAVAVVNPMEVVKIRLQAQYHSLADPLDAPKYRSAPHALFTVIKEEGFIALYRGVSLTALRQGTNQAANFTAYSELKAALQRWQPEYADTQLPSYQTTVIGLISGAVGPFSNAPIDTIKTRLQKTRAEPGQSAVSRIMAIANDMFKQEGARAFYKGITPRVMRVAPGQAVTFTVYEFLRGKLERSNWAFVGGKFEE